caTGAAAGATGACACCTTAGCGTTCGTGTAGTAAAGTGCAGATGGTGAAACGTTTCTTCCAAGGCCACtgggggtaaaaaataaaataaaataaggattTGTCTCCCTTTTCGAATGTCCTGGCGGTCCTTCCTCATCAACGTTGTTTAGCTTCGAGCTCAGGAATTGTAATCGATAGCCGAGAAAATGCGACCGCGGACCACAGGAAGCTTCTGGAACTTTCTACCGTCGTCTACTGGTTGCGTTGCAGTCAGGCGAACTGGCAGCAGTCTGTCAGCGAGAAGCGACGAGCGGACGGTGCCGGGCGCCGGGAAACTTGTACGTCGGCTAGCGTCGGCAGCTGAAGCGACGGAGGGACCCCGAGCGGCTAACGCTAGCATCTAGAGCTAAGCTCAGGCCGGGAACCGGGCGAGCGGCTAGCCATGTTCGGCTGCTTGGTGGCCGGCCGGCTGGTGCAGACCGACGCGGTCCAGGTGGCCTCGGATAAATTCGTCTTCAACCTGCCGGACTACGAGAGCGTGAACCACGTGGTCGTGTTCATGCTGGGCACCGTGCCGTTCCCCGCAGGCATGGGCGGCGCGGTCTACTTCTCCTTCCCGGACCCCGCGAGCGGCGGGCCGGTGTGGCAGCTGCTCGGCTTCATCGCCAACGACAAGCCGAGCGCCATCTTCAAGATCTCGGGGCTGACGGCGGCGGGCCAGGACCAAGGCCGGGGCGGGGCGCACCCCTTCGGCTGCGTGGCGTCGGCCGCCCCTTCCGTGGCGCAGGTCGGCGTGTCGGTGGAGCCGCTGGAGCAGCT
This sequence is a window from Hippocampus zosterae strain Florida chromosome 14, ASM2543408v3, whole genome shotgun sequence. Protein-coding genes within it:
- the hikeshi gene encoding protein Hikeshi, with the translated sequence MFGCLVAGRLVQTDAVQVASDKFVFNLPDYESVNHVVVFMLGTVPFPAGMGGAVYFSFPDPASGGPVWQLLGFIANDKPSAIFKISGLTAAGQDQGRGGAHPFGCVASAAPSVAQVGVSVEPLEQLAQQTPVSGAAASTADTLRLFTQKMLDSLYNFASSFAVTQTQMTPNPGETFVPSSCILKWYENFQRRMSQNPNFWKN